The following are encoded in a window of Rosa chinensis cultivar Old Blush chromosome 4, RchiOBHm-V2, whole genome shotgun sequence genomic DNA:
- the LOC112199439 gene encoding ribosomal RNA small subunit methyltransferase NEP1, with protein MAQMGKSELASAKKPKGAAGNTGLVSGKAGESGKATSGSGMMEFHKVAFCDLQALHMVLDSPINKAGKLRGVYMKTKDVQLLQKLSTSVVGKREKLMRMIKNPMTQYLPVNSRKWDRRTNLVYTEKDIDEVRAERAKHVMKFAQV; from the exons ATGGCGCAGATGGGAAAGAGCGAGCTAGCTTCAGCCAAAAAACCCAAGGGAGCTGCAGGAAATACAGGTTTGGTTAGTGGCAAGGCTGGGGAGAGTGGAAAAGCAACTTCTGGTTCTGGAATGATGGAGTTTCACAAAG TGGCATTTTGTGATCTGCAGGCTCTTCACATGGTTTTAGATAGCCCGATTAATAAAGCTGGGAAGTTGCGAGGTGTGTATATGAAGACCAAGGATG TGCAGCTGCTACAGAAACTGAGTACATCTGTCGTTGGTAAGCGTGAGAAACTTATGCGTATGATCAAGAACCCTATGACACAGTATTTACCTGTTAACTCCCGGAAA tgggATAGAAGAACAAATCTTGTTTACACAGAAAAGGATATTGATGAAGTTCGGGCTGAACGGGCGAAACATGTTATGAAGTTTGCACAAGTGTAG
- the LOC112199440 gene encoding RNA polymerase II C-terminal domain phosphatase-like 4, whose translation MGCRAYAMQMAELLDPGKEYFFTSTSNSKITSRDDHSSPGQKKCLNLVRGCQNSNVLILDDIRNAWTKKNQDNLIVMQKYYFFKSTCHLNNVTGQSHAELRTDESGYLEHILRCLKRIHDIWTNNPIDIDVRQVLKILQKRVLKGYVIVFNSHNTNLWKMAEELGATCSSRADASSVTDVVAINARTKNDLLALKNKFLVCPQWIEAAIIVR comes from the coding sequence ATGGGCTGTCGAGCTTACGCGATGCAAATGGCTGAGCTGCTTGACCCCGGAAAAGAGTACTTCTTCACCTCCACCTCCAATTCTAAAATAACATCGCGTGATGATCATAGCTCCCCAGGACAAAAGAAGTGTCTAAATCTTGTGCGCGGCTGCCAAAATTCTAATGTCTTGATCCTCGACGATATAAGAAACGCATGGACAAAGAAAAATCAGGACAATTTGATAGTAATGCAAAAGTACTATTTCTTCAAATCCACTTGTCATCTCAATAATGTTACCGGTCAATCTCATGCCGAGTTAAGGACCGATGAAAGCGGTTATCTTGAACACATTCTTCGGTGCCTCAAGCGAATCCATGATATCTGGACCAACAATCCTATCGACATTGATGTAAGGCAGGTGTTAAAAATTCTTCAGAAGCGGGTGTTGAAGGGGTATGTGATTGTTTTTAACTCTCATAACACTAATCTGTGGAAAATGGCAGAGGAGTTGGGAGCAACTTGTTCATCACGAGCGGATGCATCATCAGTCACGGATGTGGTTGCAATAAATGCTCGAACGAAGAATGATCTTCTGGCACTGAAGAACAAGTTTTTGGTCTGCCCACAGTGGATTGAAGCTGCGATTATTGTTAGATGA